The Streptomyces sp. JB150 genomic interval ACCAGGACGGCATAAACAGCGGAACCGAAACCTTACCGCTCTCATCCACGACGACCCGCTCGGCGAGCTGCGCCAGGACGTCGGCCGGCCGCAGCCCCGCCCGGGCCGCGGCCGCGCGCACCAGCCGGCTCGGCCCGGCGGCCAGCCACAGCTGCGCCCGCACCTCTCCCGCCTCCTCCCGCCGCCGCTCCTCATGAGCGGCCCTCGCCGCCAGAGCCTTGTCCCGCCGTGCCTCCCGTTCCCGGGCCCATTCCGAGCCCTGAGCGTCCCGGTCCGGCTGGTACACGTCCCAACCGGCCTCTGCCATCACGTCCCTGACGCGCTGCCACTCCACGTGTTTGGCAGCCCAGACAGCAGCCAGCCGCTCCGGATCCATCCCGAACCCCGAGGGGGAACCACCCCGCCGCAGCTGCTCCGCTGTCTCCCGCTCGCGGACAGCGGCCTCTGCCACCTCGTCTGCCATGGCAGCGATACCGAGGCCGTCTGCCTGGCGCCGGACCTGGTCCCGGACCACGTCCTGAGCACTCCACATACAGCACCCTCGCCGCCGCGCCCCGCACGGTGACAGCCTCGGAGGACAGCGCCAGACGGTGGCCGTGCAGCCGTACGCCCCGCTCGCCGAGCTGCTCCACCCAGGGCTCGACAGGAACCAAGCTGGCGCGGGGCTTTGCCGTGGTCACGTTGCGGCGTGGTCGCAGGCTCGGGCGGCGACGCCGTAATGCACGTTTTCGTTCCGCAGGATGTCGTAGCACAGCATCCAGTCGCGGTGCCCGTGGTAACAGGCGTAGAAGTAATCGGTCTTGAAGGTGTATCCCTGGCTCTCCAGGTAGGACAGGCAGGAGTTGGTGTCGGCGTGGGCGGCGGGGGCGGTGAGGAAGACGCCGGAGACGGTCAGGGCGGCGCCGGAGAGGGCGGTGGCCATTCTGCGGGCGAACCTCATAGGAAGACCTCCGGATGGCATTTCGTGTCAGGGTTGCTTGGCTCCGCAGGCATGCATGCCTCGGGGATTCCGGGTGAATCCTGGTCGGGAGGGGTCCGGGAGCACTTGCTGCGCAGGAGGTGTTTCACCGTGTGCCCTGCGTGTGGGTGATCGTTTCCGTCACGGCCTTTTCAGGGTCGACTCGCCCCTGCTGTTTTCGGACAGGACCGCGCATTGCTTGCCCTTCCGGAATGGCCGCTGTTCACTGACTTGTCATCCCCGGGGCCGTAGCCGACCGGGTTCGGTGTCGACCGCGTCGTCCGTGCTGTGCTTTATGCGAGCAAGGGGTGTCCGGTCGTCGCCGGTGGCGGCCGGTGCCGCGCGATGCCCGTACCGGGACCGGGTAGGTGGCCCGGGGCCTCGCTCGGCGCGTGGTCACAGGCGGCGGCTCACAGCAGGCGCCACTCCTGGTACGGCCGGTCGGCGCTGCAGGTGCGCTGGACGGCGCCGGCGCCGTTGTAGATGCTGCCTCCCGCGACCTCCAGGCACTTGCCGCTGTGACGGGCGACCAGCGTGAAGTAGCCGTTGGGGCGCTGGACGAGCTTCCACTCCTGGTTGAGGGTGTTGTAGCAGTGCCACTGGTGGACCGTTCCGCCGTCGGCCTGGCTCGCTTCCGCGACGTCCAGGCACTTGCCGCTGTGGTCGGCGCTCACCTTGTAGTAGCCGTTGCCCAGCGAGGTGAAGGTCCAGTTCTGGTTGGCGGTGGAGTAGCACTCCCACTGCTGGACGAACGCGCCGTCGGCCTGGCTCGCGGTGGCCACGTCCAGGCACCTGCCACTGTGGTGGGCCTCCAGTTTGGTGTTGAGCGGGGCGGCGCTCGCGGGTGCGGCCGATCCGGCGGCCAGCATCGTCGTGCTGAGCGTGAGGGCGGACAGGCCGGCGGCGAATGCTCGCCTGGGTGTCTTCACGGTGACCTCCTTGAAAGCCGTCCTTTTGGGCGGCTGAGCCATCACCTTGTATAGCGGAAAATTGCAGGCCGCATAACCTGCAAAGATAATTCATGTTATATTTATGTATCGTCTTCATGTTGCCGTATGGTGCGGTGTGTCGATGAAAGCGTAACCCTGTAGGGCTGTCGGGATGGCGGAACCCGATCAGGTGCGCAGGCTCGTCAATTAGCTGCCGTGTAAGGCCAACTGAACGGCTTACGCGACTGGTCTGTTTCAGGTGCTCTTCTGCCGGTCCGTGATGTGACGTATGTTCAGCGAGGGGCGCGTGCATTCGGCTGTCCGCTGCGGGAACGTTATTGCGGATGGGGCTGCGTGCACCTGCCTCGGGA includes:
- a CDS encoding RICIN domain-containing protein, translating into MKTPRRAFAAGLSALTLSTTMLAAGSAAPASAAPLNTKLEAHHSGRCLDVATASQADGAFVQQWECYSTANQNWTFTSLGNGYYKVSADHSGKCLDVAEASQADGGTVHQWHCYNTLNQEWKLVQRPNGYFTLVARHSGKCLEVAGGSIYNGAGAVQRTCSADRPYQEWRLL